In Parasegetibacter sp. NRK P23, a single genomic region encodes these proteins:
- a CDS encoding thiamine pyrophosphate-dependent enzyme translates to MYFDPRDLSPETQLRFYRALLLPRLVEEKMLLLLRQGKVSKWFSGIGQEAIAVGCTLAMMEDEWLLPLHRNLGVFTTRALPLEKLFRQWQGDAGGYSKGRERSFHFGTREHHICGMISHLGPQLSVADGIALAHQLKAEEKAVLVFTGEGGTSEGDFHEALNLAAVWDLPVIFVIENNGYGLSTPAHEQFRCRELVAKARGYGMEGVRIDGNNLLTVYDTIKGVREYCLREKKPYLVECVTFRMRGHEEASGTKYVPSYLLEEWGRKDPLEQYEKHLLETGLLTEESIRIARDEMHEHIETEWKKAEEPTPLQVGAQPQLQDVYALPITPFEEPAPPDFVSAPSKRFMDGIKEALDIAMEKHPQLILMGQDIAEYGGVFKITEGLLEKYGSERVKNTPLCESAVLGAALGLSLEGRKTMVEMQFADFVSSGFTQIVNNLAKIHYRWGQPADVVIRMPTGAGVGAGPFHSQSTESWFTHVPGLKVVYPSSPADAKGLLLAAFSDPNPVLFFEHKALYRSLNGPVPEGYYETRIGEARVLQTGEEATIITYGMGVEWARAYAGAHPETSIYILDLRTLQPLDHEAIARAVRATGRVLVLHEATLTGGLGGEIASWIGEHCFQWLDAPVMRCASLDTPVPFNKELEAQFLAKARLEDTMGRLLGY, encoded by the coding sequence ATGTATTTCGACCCACGCGATCTCTCTCCGGAAACGCAACTGCGTTTTTACCGTGCGTTGCTGCTGCCACGACTGGTGGAGGAAAAAATGCTGTTGCTGCTGCGCCAGGGAAAAGTATCCAAATGGTTCAGTGGGATCGGGCAGGAAGCGATTGCTGTGGGCTGTACCCTTGCCATGATGGAAGATGAATGGTTACTACCGTTGCACCGTAACCTTGGCGTATTCACGACCAGGGCCTTACCACTCGAAAAACTTTTCCGCCAATGGCAGGGGGATGCAGGCGGTTACAGCAAGGGAAGAGAAAGAAGCTTCCATTTTGGTACGCGGGAGCACCATATCTGCGGAATGATCTCCCATCTTGGCCCCCAGCTTTCGGTAGCCGATGGTATTGCGTTGGCGCACCAGTTGAAAGCGGAAGAAAAAGCAGTGCTGGTATTTACCGGAGAAGGCGGCACCAGTGAAGGCGATTTCCACGAAGCGCTGAACCTGGCCGCGGTGTGGGACCTGCCGGTGATTTTTGTGATCGAAAACAACGGCTACGGCCTGAGCACGCCTGCGCATGAACAGTTCCGTTGCCGTGAGCTGGTGGCAAAAGCCCGGGGTTATGGCATGGAAGGGGTGCGGATCGATGGCAACAACCTGTTAACGGTTTACGATACCATAAAAGGTGTCCGCGAATATTGTTTGCGGGAAAAAAAGCCTTACCTGGTGGAATGCGTCACCTTCCGGATGCGCGGGCACGAAGAAGCCAGCGGCACCAAGTATGTGCCGTCTTATTTACTGGAAGAATGGGGGAGAAAGGACCCGTTGGAGCAATACGAAAAACACCTGCTGGAAACGGGGTTATTAACGGAAGAAAGCATCCGTATCGCCCGTGATGAAATGCATGAACACATTGAAACCGAATGGAAGAAAGCAGAAGAACCCACTCCTTTACAAGTGGGGGCACAACCTCAACTGCAAGATGTTTACGCGCTGCCCATCACACCTTTCGAAGAACCCGCCCCTCCTGATTTTGTTTCCGCGCCATCCAAAAGATTCATGGACGGTATCAAAGAGGCGCTGGATATAGCGATGGAAAAGCATCCACAGTTAATACTGATGGGACAGGACATCGCGGAGTACGGTGGCGTGTTTAAAATAACGGAAGGACTGCTGGAAAAATACGGGTCCGAAAGGGTGAAAAACACCCCGCTCTGTGAAAGCGCCGTTCTGGGCGCGGCCTTAGGACTAAGCCTGGAGGGAAGAAAAACTATGGTGGAAATGCAGTTCGCTGATTTTGTAAGCAGCGGCTTCACGCAGATTGTGAACAACCTCGCCAAAATACATTACCGATGGGGCCAGCCGGCAGATGTTGTGATCCGGATGCCTACGGGGGCGGGCGTTGGGGCGGGGCCTTTCCATTCACAAAGTACAGAAAGCTGGTTCACCCATGTGCCCGGGTTAAAAGTAGTATATCCTTCTTCGCCTGCCGATGCAAAAGGCTTACTGCTGGCGGCGTTTTCCGATCCTAACCCGGTACTTTTCTTTGAGCACAAAGCTTTGTACCGCAGCCTGAATGGCCCCGTGCCGGAAGGTTATTATGAAACGAGGATTGGCGAAGCCAGGGTACTACAAACCGGGGAAGAAGCAACGATCATCACCTATGGTATGGGGGTGGAATGGGCGCGTGCTTATGCCGGTGCGCATCCCGAAACGAGCATCTACATCCTTGACCTGAGAACACTGCAGCCTTTGGACCATGAAGCCATCGCACGTGCCGTGCGGGCTACGGGAAGGGTATTGGTCCTGCACGAAGCCACGCTCACTGGCGGGCTAGGCGGAGAAATTGCCTCCTGGATCGGAGAACACTGCTTTCAATGGCTGGATGCGCCTGTGATGCGCTGCGCTTCACTGGATACGCCGGTACCTTTTAACAAAGAACTGGAAGCGCAGTTCCTGGCGAAAGCCCGTTTGGAGGACACGATGGGGCGGTTATTGGGGTATTAG
- a CDS encoding Lrp/AsnC family transcriptional regulator, which translates to MALENLDAVDVRILALLQEDSSLSVKEIATKVGLSTSPTYERINRLQREGFILRYVALLDREKIGKDLVVYCNITLKEQSKATLRNFEKAASSLKEVMEVTCLSGNYDYLLKVVTTDMRSYHDFVIEKLSTIENIANVQSSFVMEEIKRDTAYWLE; encoded by the coding sequence ATGGCTTTGGAGAACCTCGATGCGGTTGACGTGCGCATACTGGCCCTGCTCCAGGAAGATTCCTCCCTTAGTGTGAAAGAGATCGCCACTAAAGTGGGACTCAGCACCTCTCCCACTTATGAAAGGATCAACCGCCTGCAGCGGGAAGGGTTCATATTAAGGTATGTTGCCCTGCTCGACAGGGAAAAGATCGGGAAAGACCTGGTGGTTTACTGTAATATCACCTTGAAGGAGCAGTCTAAAGCGACCCTGCGCAATTTCGAAAAAGCGGCTTCCTCCCTGAAAGAGGTCATGGAAGTGACCTGCCTTTCAGGCAACTACGACTACCTGCTGAAAGTAGTGACCACGGATATGCGGAGTTACCACGATTTTGTGATCGAGAAGTTGTCAACGATTGAGAACATTGCGAATGTGCAGAGTTCTTTTGTAATGGAAGAAATTAAGCGGGATACGGCGTATTGGCTGGAATAA
- a CDS encoding GNAT family N-acetyltransferase, with protein MRIIRQVREEGPELASIRMLFREYEQELGENLCFQSFEAELKDPLKKYGPPKGILLLALWNFEPAGCIAVYPMEEGVCEMKRLYVRPKHRSTGTGRTLVAMLLEMAKELGYHTMRLDTLEKLQPAIKMYRQFGFRETGAYYDNPLPGVVYMEAVLR; from the coding sequence ATGCGCATTATCCGCCAGGTTAGAGAAGAGGGACCAGAACTGGCCTCTATAAGAATGTTGTTCCGTGAATATGAGCAGGAACTCGGTGAGAACCTCTGTTTTCAAAGTTTTGAAGCAGAACTGAAAGATCCCCTTAAAAAATACGGTCCGCCGAAAGGCATATTATTACTCGCGCTGTGGAATTTTGAACCCGCGGGTTGTATTGCCGTTTACCCCATGGAGGAAGGAGTTTGCGAGATGAAGCGGTTGTATGTGCGGCCAAAGCACCGTTCCACCGGCACCGGTCGTACCCTTGTGGCGATGCTGCTGGAGATGGCAAAGGAACTCGGGTACCATACAATGCGGCTGGATACACTCGAAAAACTGCAACCCGCCATAAAGATGTACAGACAGTTTGGATTCAGGGAAACCGGCGCTTATTACGATAACCCGCTTCCCGGGGTTGTTTATATGGAAGCCGTACTCCGATAA
- a CDS encoding phosphoribosylglycinamide formyltransferase has translation MKKLAIFASGAGSNAQKIIDHFRNHASVKIALIVTNKPGAGVLNIAVKEGIDTLNIEKERFFRGDAYVPDLQQKGISFIVLAGFLWKVPIALINAFPQAIVNIHPALLPKYGGKGMYGSFVHEAVVNAREKESGITIHYVDEHYDHGDNIFQAKCAVDPGDTPEMVAKKVQKLEHLHFPVVVEKLLLNETP, from the coding sequence ATGAAAAAACTGGCCATCTTCGCATCGGGCGCAGGATCAAACGCGCAGAAGATCATCGACCATTTCAGGAACCATGCCTCCGTTAAAATCGCGCTGATCGTTACCAACAAACCTGGCGCGGGTGTATTGAACATCGCCGTGAAAGAAGGCATCGATACACTGAATATAGAGAAGGAACGTTTTTTCAGGGGAGACGCTTATGTTCCCGATCTTCAACAGAAAGGCATTTCGTTTATCGTACTGGCCGGCTTTCTCTGGAAAGTGCCCATCGCCCTGATCAATGCATTTCCCCAGGCCATCGTAAATATTCACCCGGCACTGCTGCCCAAATATGGTGGAAAGGGGATGTATGGCAGTTTTGTACATGAGGCCGTGGTGAACGCCAGGGAAAAAGAAAGCGGCATCACCATCCATTACGTGGATGAACATTACGACCACGGAGATAATATCTTCCAGGCGAAGTGCGCCGTTGACCCCGGAGATACCCCTGAAATGGTAGCGAAGAAAGTCCAGAAACTGGAACACCTGCATTTTCCTGTAGTGGTGGAAAAGTTACTGCTGAACGAAACGCCCTGA
- a CDS encoding c-type cytochrome produces the protein MMHNRPSAKKVIFSLLLATVFSFGTAVQAQDGKALFTANCASCHNPVKDATGPALKGAEARWGDKAKLHAWVRNSQAVIASGDKYANDLFAKWGRVAMTSFPSLSDEEIDAIFKYVEAYAPPVVAKPEGGEAKESGDNSLLFGILTLVLAVVALILLQVNSNLRKLADDKDGIPASEPVPFYRNKAYIALVVIVLFIVGGIFTVNGAINLGRSKDYQPEQPIYYSHKVHAGINQINCLYCHGGAQESKHAGIPSLNVCMNCHMAINEYNGEQLFTEDGKEVNGTAEIQKLYKYAGFDPAVSKQWDPSKAKPIEWVKIHNLPDHVYFNHAQHVTAGKVQCQTCHGEIQNMGEVKQFTDLSMGWCINCHRETKVQFVENKFYSIYEKFHDEIKQKKRDGVTVEEIGGTECQKCHY, from the coding sequence ATGATGCATAATAGACCGTCTGCCAAAAAAGTAATTTTTAGTCTTCTGCTCGCTACAGTTTTCTCCTTTGGTACTGCGGTACAAGCTCAGGATGGCAAAGCTTTGTTCACTGCCAACTGTGCTTCCTGTCACAATCCTGTTAAGGATGCGACCGGACCCGCGCTGAAAGGTGCTGAAGCACGCTGGGGAGATAAGGCCAAACTTCACGCATGGGTGAGGAACAGCCAGGCAGTAATAGCCAGTGGCGATAAGTATGCGAACGACCTCTTCGCTAAATGGGGTAGGGTAGCTATGACCAGCTTTCCTTCCCTGAGCGATGAAGAGATTGACGCGATCTTCAAATATGTTGAGGCTTACGCCCCACCAGTAGTGGCCAAGCCCGAAGGCGGCGAAGCTAAAGAGTCCGGCGACAACAGCCTGCTCTTCGGTATCTTAACATTAGTACTGGCAGTAGTTGCACTGATTCTCCTCCAGGTAAACAGCAACCTCCGCAAACTGGCAGACGATAAAGATGGTATCCCCGCTTCCGAACCAGTTCCCTTCTACCGTAATAAAGCGTACATCGCATTGGTGGTAATCGTATTGTTCATCGTAGGTGGTATCTTCACCGTGAATGGCGCGATCAACCTGGGACGCAGCAAAGATTATCAGCCAGAACAGCCTATCTACTATTCCCATAAGGTGCACGCCGGCATCAACCAGATCAACTGTTTGTACTGCCACGGTGGTGCGCAGGAATCTAAGCACGCGGGTATTCCTTCCCTCAACGTGTGTATGAACTGTCACATGGCCATCAACGAATACAACGGCGAACAACTGTTTACCGAAGACGGAAAAGAGGTGAACGGTACGGCTGAAATTCAGAAACTCTATAAGTATGCTGGTTTCGATCCCGCAGTGTCTAAGCAATGGGATCCTTCCAAAGCGAAACCGATTGAATGGGTGAAGATTCACAACCTGCCCGACCACGTTTACTTTAACCACGCGCAACACGTTACGGCCGGTAAGGTACAGTGCCAGACCTGCCACGGTGAAATCCAGAACATGGGCGAAGTGAAGCAATTCACCGACCTGAGCATGGGCTGGTGTATCAACTGCCACCGCGAAACAAAGGTGCAGTTCGTGGAAAACAAGTTCTACAGCATTTACGAGAAGTTCCACGATGAGATCAAGCAGAAGAAAAGAGATGGTGTAACCGTGGAGGAAATCGGTGGAACAGAGTGCCAGAAATGTCACTACTAA
- a CDS encoding TAT-variant-translocated molybdopterin oxidoreductase: protein MEQKKYWQSFGELNNSEAHKKQAQNEFQEDLLPLEDLDGKGLLDAKAPRRDFLKYLGFSTAAAAAAASCEIPVKKAIPYVNKPDNLVAGIANYYATTYVQDGDVVPVIARVRDGRPIKIEGNSLSTITSGATSARVQASVLDLYDTARLRFPLADGKEVSTLEAFDKMVGDAFASLGGAPIVLLTSTITSPSSKEVIAGFLAKYPGSRHVTFDAVSYAGMLLANEASYGKRAIPSYHFDKAKVVVSLGADFLGSWLSPVEFAKQYSTGRKLDETKLEMSKHFQFESFLSMTGANADERFTHRASEVGAVAAALLSAVRGQGATGIADAELKKGIEKAAAALNAAKGTALVVSGSNDVNVQTVVNAINEALGANGTTINWAAPVNYRQGIDADMVKLVADMNAGAIGGLIVYGANPAYEYFDAPKFVAGIKKVRATVSLSPKMDETTQLCKYVISDHHYLESWGDAEPKAGYYSLMQPTIAPLFKTRQWQDSLLKWSGSTNDYLTTLKGYWMGKLGSQEAWDKALQDGVIEPAVATVSGAAFAGNEAGAVAAIASYKKGTGAELVLYQKTGIGEGKQASNPWLQEMPDPISKATWDNYVLMSWSMAKSIVGIDLTHSGQSDDYEVNRPKPVVKVTVSGKDPIELPVVIIPGMDSNTIAIAVGYGRDSKVGKSVIGVGRNAYPLAAFNGTTVQYELAGVTVEKTNATYPVAITQVHNTYEDRKEVVKEASLATFVHNREVFSADRKHLVETYAPKTGSYRDEASMYDKELNERPGIHWGMSIDLNSCNGCNACVVACNAENNIPVVGKAEVLRGHEMHWLRIDRYFVSDAAHPDKIKDVVFQPMMCQHCDSAPCENVCPVAATNHSSEGLNQMTYNRCIGTRYCANNCPYKVRRFNWADYTGADSFKGNQDEASDVILEMNDDLTRMVLNPDVTVRSRGVIEKCSFCVQRLQEAKLEAKKAGRPVQDGEAKVACATACASDCIVFGDVNDKNSRVRKMRDEHPNRLFHVLESVHTLPNVSYLAKVRNTDEVEMADAHHAAPAEHGAEHGTKKEAEAHH, encoded by the coding sequence ATGGAGCAAAAAAAGTACTGGCAAAGTTTTGGAGAGCTGAACAACAGTGAAGCCCACAAAAAACAGGCTCAAAATGAATTCCAGGAAGATCTGCTGCCCTTGGAGGATCTGGATGGTAAGGGCCTGCTTGACGCGAAGGCTCCCCGCCGTGACTTTTTGAAATACCTCGGATTCAGCACCGCCGCTGCCGCTGCCGCCGCGAGCTGTGAAATCCCCGTAAAAAAAGCGATTCCCTACGTTAATAAGCCCGATAACCTGGTGGCAGGTATCGCGAACTACTACGCTACCACCTATGTACAGGATGGTGATGTGGTGCCCGTGATCGCCCGTGTGAGAGACGGCCGCCCCATCAAAATTGAGGGCAACAGCCTTTCTACCATCACTTCCGGCGCTACTTCCGCCCGCGTACAGGCTTCAGTACTGGACCTGTATGATACCGCCCGCCTGCGTTTCCCGCTGGCCGACGGAAAGGAAGTTTCCACGCTCGAAGCGTTCGATAAAATGGTGGGCGACGCGTTCGCTTCCCTTGGTGGCGCACCCATCGTATTGCTCACCAGCACCATTACTTCGCCCTCTTCTAAAGAAGTGATCGCAGGTTTCCTCGCGAAATACCCCGGAAGCCGCCATGTAACATTCGACGCGGTATCTTATGCCGGTATGCTGCTGGCCAACGAAGCTTCCTACGGTAAAAGAGCCATTCCTTCTTACCATTTCGATAAAGCAAAAGTAGTGGTGAGCCTTGGCGCCGATTTCCTCGGTTCATGGCTCAGCCCCGTAGAATTCGCCAAACAATATTCCACAGGAAGGAAACTGGATGAGACGAAACTCGAAATGAGCAAGCACTTCCAGTTTGAAAGTTTCCTGAGCATGACCGGCGCAAACGCCGACGAGCGCTTTACACACCGTGCTTCTGAAGTTGGTGCCGTGGCCGCCGCTTTGCTGAGTGCGGTAAGAGGTCAGGGTGCAACCGGAATCGCTGATGCTGAACTGAAGAAAGGGATCGAGAAAGCCGCTGCCGCACTGAACGCCGCCAAAGGCACAGCCCTGGTGGTGAGCGGAAGCAATGATGTGAATGTTCAAACCGTTGTAAACGCCATCAACGAAGCGCTTGGCGCAAACGGAACCACCATCAACTGGGCCGCTCCGGTGAACTATCGCCAGGGCATAGACGCAGATATGGTGAAACTGGTGGCCGATATGAATGCAGGCGCTATTGGCGGCCTCATTGTTTACGGCGCCAACCCCGCCTACGAATATTTCGATGCACCGAAGTTCGTTGCCGGAATCAAAAAAGTAAGAGCTACGGTTTCACTCAGTCCCAAAATGGATGAGACCACCCAACTCTGTAAATATGTTATCTCCGATCACCACTACCTCGAAAGCTGGGGTGACGCGGAACCCAAAGCAGGTTACTACTCGCTGATGCAACCGACCATCGCTCCCCTGTTCAAAACAAGGCAGTGGCAGGATTCTCTCCTGAAATGGAGCGGCAGCACCAACGATTACCTTACTACACTGAAAGGGTACTGGATGGGTAAACTCGGTTCACAGGAAGCATGGGACAAAGCCCTGCAGGATGGTGTGATCGAACCCGCGGTTGCCACTGTTTCAGGTGCAGCATTCGCAGGCAACGAAGCCGGTGCGGTTGCCGCTATCGCTTCCTATAAAAAAGGAACCGGCGCTGAACTGGTGCTTTACCAGAAAACAGGTATCGGTGAAGGTAAGCAGGCCAGCAACCCCTGGTTGCAGGAAATGCCTGACCCCATCTCCAAAGCTACATGGGACAACTATGTACTGATGAGCTGGAGCATGGCAAAAAGCATCGTTGGCATCGACCTTACCCACAGCGGTCAGAGTGATGACTATGAAGTGAACCGCCCCAAGCCGGTGGTAAAAGTGACCGTTTCCGGCAAAGATCCGATTGAACTGCCTGTGGTGATTATCCCGGGTATGGACAGCAATACCATCGCCATCGCCGTAGGTTACGGACGTGATTCCAAAGTTGGTAAATCCGTGATTGGTGTGGGAAGGAACGCTTATCCCCTCGCAGCTTTCAACGGTACCACCGTTCAGTATGAACTGGCTGGCGTGACCGTGGAAAAAACAAATGCAACTTACCCTGTGGCCATTACACAGGTACACAATACTTACGAAGACCGTAAAGAAGTGGTGAAAGAAGCCTCCCTGGCAACTTTCGTTCACAACAGAGAAGTCTTCTCCGCCGACCGCAAGCATCTGGTTGAGACTTATGCGCCCAAAACAGGCAGCTACCGCGACGAGGCTTCCATGTACGACAAGGAACTGAACGAGCGTCCCGGTATTCACTGGGGAATGAGCATCGACCTCAACTCCTGTAACGGTTGTAACGCCTGCGTGGTGGCTTGTAACGCTGAAAACAACATACCCGTTGTTGGTAAAGCGGAAGTACTGCGCGGTCACGAAATGCACTGGCTCCGTATCGACCGCTACTTTGTGAGCGACGCGGCACATCCCGACAAAATCAAGGATGTGGTGTTCCAGCCGATGATGTGCCAGCACTGTGACAGTGCGCCCTGCGAGAACGTTTGTCCCGTAGCCGCCACCAACCACAGTTCTGAAGGGTTGAACCAAATGACTTACAACCGTTGTATCGGTACAAGATATTGCGCGAACAACTGTCCGTATAAAGTACGTCGCTTCAACTGGGCCGATTATACCGGAGCGGATAGCTTCAAAGGCAACCAGGACGAAGCTTCAGATGTGATCCTGGAAATGAACGACGACCTCACCCGTATGGTGCTGAACCCGGATGTTACCGTGAGAAGCCGTGGTGTGATCGAAAAATGTTCTTTCTGCGTACAACGCCTGCAGGAAGCGAAACTGGAAGCCAAAAAAGCCGGTCGCCCCGTACAGGACGGCGAAGCGAAAGTGGCTTGTGCTACCGCCTGCGCCAGCGATTGTATCGTATTCGGTGATGTGAACGACAAGAACAGCCGCGTACGCAAGATGAGGGATGAACATCCGAACAGGTTGTTCCATGTCCTGGAATCAGTGCACACCCTGCCGAACGTGAGCTACCTGGCCAAAGTGCGCAATACAGATGAAGTGGAAATGGCAGATGCGCACCACGCTGCTCCCGCTGAACACGGAGCGGAACATGGCACAAAGAAAGAAGCGGAGGCGCACCACTAA
- the nrfD gene encoding NrfD/PsrC family molybdoenzyme membrane anchor subunit: MASLKYESQLREPLVNGTKDYHKVTEDIVRPIEAKPARLWYVGFYISVALLLFGVYSVYREVAYGIGEWNLNKTIGWGWDITNFVWWVGIGHAGTLISAILLLFRQGWRTGVNRAAEAMTIFAVMCAGQFPIFHMGRVWMAFFVLPYPNSRGPLWVNFNSPLLWDVFAISTYFTVSLLFWYSGLLPDFATVRDRAKTKLRKMLYGVAAFGWTGSTKHWQRHEALSLVLAGLSTPLVLSVHTIVSFDFATSVIPGWHTTIFPPYFVAGAIFSGFAMVQTLMIIVRKILYLEDYITLGHIEAMNKVIVLTGCIVGCAYLTELFIAWYSGVEYERYVFFENRADPLSPYGWSYWLMMTCNVVSPQLFWFRKLRRNITFTFFMSIIVNIGMWFERFVIIVTSLYRDYLPSSWSAYYSPSIWEIGFYLGTFGLFFTCFFLFAKYFPVIAIAEIKHVLATTGEAQKEKMEVIESTSVNDFAHDHAHHH, translated from the coding sequence ATGGCATCATTAAAGTACGAATCACAGTTAAGAGAGCCATTGGTGAACGGCACCAAAGATTACCACAAGGTAACCGAAGACATCGTTCGCCCTATTGAAGCCAAGCCGGCCCGACTGTGGTATGTAGGTTTCTACATTTCCGTGGCCCTGTTGTTGTTCGGTGTGTATTCCGTTTACCGTGAGGTGGCTTACGGTATCGGGGAATGGAACCTGAACAAGACCATCGGCTGGGGTTGGGACATCACCAACTTCGTATGGTGGGTAGGTATCGGTCACGCCGGTACACTGATCTCCGCGATCCTCCTCCTGTTCCGCCAGGGCTGGAGAACCGGGGTGAACCGCGCGGCGGAAGCGATGACCATCTTCGCCGTAATGTGCGCCGGTCAGTTCCCGATCTTCCACATGGGTCGTGTATGGATGGCCTTCTTCGTACTGCCTTACCCCAACAGCCGCGGTCCGCTGTGGGTGAACTTCAACTCCCCGCTGCTTTGGGACGTATTCGCGATCTCTACTTACTTCACGGTATCCCTGTTGTTCTGGTACTCCGGCCTTCTGCCCGACTTCGCTACCGTTCGTGACCGTGCAAAAACTAAGCTCCGTAAAATGTTATACGGTGTGGCCGCCTTCGGATGGACAGGCTCCACCAAACACTGGCAACGCCATGAAGCGCTTTCGCTGGTACTGGCCGGTTTGAGTACACCACTCGTACTTTCCGTACACACCATTGTATCGTTCGACTTCGCCACCTCCGTAATTCCCGGATGGCACACCACCATCTTCCCGCCATACTTCGTTGCGGGTGCGATCTTCTCCGGTTTCGCCATGGTGCAAACCCTGATGATCATCGTTAGAAAGATTCTTTATCTGGAAGATTATATCACGCTGGGCCACATCGAAGCGATGAACAAGGTAATCGTACTCACCGGTTGTATTGTGGGTTGTGCTTACCTCACCGAATTGTTCATTGCCTGGTACTCCGGTGTGGAATACGAAAGATATGTGTTCTTCGAGAACCGTGCCGATCCGCTGAGTCCCTACGGATGGAGCTACTGGCTGATGATGACCTGTAACGTGGTATCTCCGCAGCTGTTCTGGTTCCGCAAGCTCAGAAGGAACATCACCTTCACGTTCTTCATGAGTATTATCGTGAACATCGGGATGTGGTTCGAACGTTTCGTGATCATCGTAACATCTTTGTACCGCGATTACCTGCCTTCTTCCTGGTCGGCTTACTACAGTCCATCCATTTGGGAGATCGGCTTCTATCTCGGAACCTTCGGCTTGTTCTTTACCTGCTTCTTCCTGTTCGCCAAATACTTCCCTGTTATCGCCATCGCGGAGATCAAACACGTACTGGCTACCACAGGTGAGGCGCAGAAAGAGAAGATGGAAGTGATTGAAAGTACAAGCGTGAATGATTTCGCACATGACCATGCGCATCACCACTAG
- a CDS encoding DUF3341 domain-containing protein produces the protein MAVKKFVVGCFSEEATLFPAVKKVRTAGYKIHDVYTPYPVHGLDHALGLRETSLHTAGFIYGITGTTTALSFMSWVFNKDWPMNIGGKPHFPLPAFIPITFELTVLFSAVGMVLTFCYLCQLAPFVKKHHFHARATDDLHVMAIECTSKTNEAEVMAFLEANGAQEVHTQMAETGWWLGRYDKETKLSEAKGVRQEGH, from the coding sequence ATGGCTGTTAAAAAATTCGTAGTAGGTTGTTTCAGTGAAGAGGCTACACTGTTTCCTGCGGTAAAAAAGGTACGCACAGCGGGTTATAAGATCCACGATGTGTACACGCCGTATCCTGTGCATGGTCTGGATCATGCACTGGGCCTTCGCGAGACGAGCCTTCACACGGCAGGTTTCATTTACGGCATCACCGGTACCACCACGGCGCTTAGCTTTATGAGTTGGGTGTTTAACAAAGACTGGCCGATGAACATTGGTGGCAAACCCCATTTCCCGTTGCCCGCGTTCATTCCCATTACGTTCGAATTGACCGTGCTTTTCTCTGCGGTAGGAATGGTACTTACCTTCTGCTACCTGTGCCAGCTGGCGCCTTTCGTGAAGAAGCACCATTTCCATGCCCGCGCTACCGACGACCTGCATGTAATGGCCATTGAATGTACTTCTAAAACCAATGAGGCCGAAGTAATGGCGTTCCTCGAAGCCAACGGCGCGCAGGAAGTGCACACGCAGATGGCTGAAACCGGTTGGTGGCTGGGCCGCTACGACAAGGAAACAAAATTGTCTGAAGCAAAAGGTGTACGCCAGGAAGGACATTAA
- a CDS encoding cytochrome c — protein sequence MKKLSIIAVVTGAVVLAACSDVKRKPGKIYMPDMAYSRAYEAYSVTEEQRAELKKQGINFSNLPVEGTISRGEMLPYSLKNDSAGYALSAGIRNPLPALTEQEMQETERLYLINCGICHGQALDGNGPLYKDGAGPYPAAPRNLLDDYSKKLADGTMFHVMTYGRNLMGSYASQLTRKQRWMIVSYIRNKQGLGGATAAAASDSTAAAPKADSTATK from the coding sequence ATGAAGAAATTATCAATCATAGCAGTTGTTACCGGCGCCGTAGTACTGGCCGCCTGCAGCGATGTTAAGCGCAAGCCCGGGAAAATATATATGCCCGATATGGCTTACAGCCGTGCATACGAGGCTTATTCGGTAACCGAGGAGCAACGCGCCGAATTGAAAAAACAAGGCATCAATTTCAGCAACTTACCCGTTGAAGGAACCATCAGCCGCGGCGAAATGCTTCCTTACAGCCTGAAAAATGATTCCGCAGGTTACGCGCTCAGCGCAGGAATCAGGAACCCGCTGCCCGCGCTCACCGAACAGGAGATGCAGGAAACCGAAAGGCTCTACCTCATCAACTGCGGCATCTGCCATGGTCAGGCACTGGACGGAAACGGTCCGTTGTATAAAGATGGGGCCGGTCCTTACCCCGCGGCGCCACGGAACTTGCTGGACGACTATTCTAAAAAGCTCGCCGACGGTACCATGTTCCACGTGATGACTTACGGCCGGAACCTGATGGGCAGCTACGCTTCTCAATTGACACGCAAGCAAAGATGGATGATCGTTAGCTATATCAGGAACAAACAGGGACTTGGCGGCGCAACAGCAGCCGCGGCTTCGGATTCCACCGCAGCGGCCCCTAAAGCAGATTCAACAGCAACGAAGTAA